The genomic region ttgattccgtctctcacagttgaagtgtacctatgataaaaattacagacctctacatgctttgtaagtaggaaaacctgaaaaatcggcagataatcaaatacttgttctccccactgtatgtatgtatgtatgtatgcatgcatgcatgcatgcatgcatgtatgtatgtatgtatatatatgtgtatatgtgtgtttcaaagtttcttcaagtgcagtcacaaaaaacataaagcgctatgatgaaactggctctcatgaggacagccacaggaaagaaagacccagagttctctctgcagcagaggataagttcagttaACACCACCTCAGATTGcatcccaaaataaatgcttcacagagttcaagtaacagacacatctcaacatcaactgttcagaggagactgcatgaatcaggacttcatggtcgaattgctgcaaagagacacctactaaaggacaccaataagaagaacagacttgcttgggccaagaaacagacacaatggacaatagaccagtggaaatctgtcatttggtctgatgagtccaaatttgagatttttgtttccaaccgccgtgtctttgtgagacgcagagtaggtgaacggaggatctctgcatgtgtggttcccactgaagcatggaggaggaggtgtgatggtgtgggggtgctttgctggagacACCGttgatgatttatttagaattcgagGCAcacttatcgctgcagaatgctgtggtagccatgctggttacgccatcccatctggtttgcgcttagtgggactataatttatttttcaacaggataatgacccaaaacacacctccaggctgtgtaagggctattgaccaataaggagagtgatgttGCTTTATCAGATGACCTGGGCCCCGTTTCAGAAAGCGGATTTGGTGAAAACTCAGTTGACTTGAGTTGTCGGTTTCACAAAGCCAGTTCAGCTTAACTCCGAGTCAGTCACTATGGCAACATACTCTGTTAAGCTAACCTGCTCGCTGGCAGGTTTTCAACTAACCCCGAGTTTCTCTTTATCTGAAGCCTGCAGACTGAAGGTGGTGTCAGACATGGCGTGTCCTTTTCTTGAAGAGCCAGTTGATATAGAAGCACAAATACTCTGCATAAATATCAGTCGGGAAGAGGGTGATCAGACTCCGCTTGCATGTTTTACCATTCCCTGATGATTATCTGTTTGAGCGTATCCATTTTTCTGCACAATCGATCATTCATCTGAACAATATTCTCAGGCCTCATTTCATTCATGACACATCGTGGACATGCTGTCAGTACGGAACAGATTCTTTGTGCTGCACTTCGTTTTTTTGGGGGAACGGGAGTTTTCTAAACTTAGCGGGGGAAAAAAcgtcatctcactgtcaactgcgttcatTTTCAGCGAACTGAAcatgtataaatatttgtatgaacataagattcaacaactaagaCAAACTGaagaagttccacagacatgtgactaacagaaattgaataatgtgtccataaacaaaggggggttcaaaatcaaaagtaacagtcagtatctggtgtggccaccagctgcattaagtactgcagtgcatctcctcatggactgcaccagattttccagttcttgctgtgcgatgttaccccactcttccaccaaggaacatgcaagttcctggacatttctggggggggaatggcccaaTCCCTCACCcaccgatccaacaggtcccaggcgtgctcaatgggattgagatccgggctcttcgctggccgtggcagaacactgacattccagtcaggaaatcacacacagaacgagcagtatggcattgtcatgctggagggtcatgtctggatgagtctgcaggaagggtaccacatgagggaggaggaagtcttccctgtaacgcacagcgttgagattgcctgcaatgacaagctcagtccgatgatgctatgacacaccgccccagaccacgacggaccctccacctcgatcccgctccagagtacaggcctcggtgtaacgctcattccttcgacgataaacgcaacgtgtttttcagagtcagtagaaaggcctctttagtgacctaagttttcataactgtgacgttaattgcctaccgtctgtaagcggtTTGTGTTTTAACGAACGTTCCACGTGTGcatatgttcattaattgtttatggttcattgaacaagcatgggaaacagtggttaaaccctttacaatgaagatatgtgaaggtatttggatttttacaaatgaacttttaaagacagggtcctgaaaaagggacatttatttttttgctgaattcatatatagaacatttctggtcccagtctatCCCAGATTGTCAGGTAGGGAGCTTAGTTTAATCAGCTcaagacacaaacaaacaccatcATATGCACGGCACAGTTCTAGACAGACTCGGGCATGTAAACCGCTTACTAGAACACTTGTTCCAAAGGCAAAGGTGACAGGTGAGTAAAGTGGCCACAATAACAAGTCACTCAGCCCTAGTTGGGATTCTGAACATATTGAGATGTTTATGTTCTAAATTCCCAGATAATCAAAATGTTCGAAGAACATTTAGTAGTGGATTTGTGACAATGTTTAAAATGAAGCATAGTTGTTTGAAATCTCATCAGGGACTCACCAGTACATCAATTCTGTTCAATTTCTTAGTCAATGTGGCAACATAATGTCTTTGGGGTAAAGAGGATATTTTGGTTCTTTGAATAATGGAGGACTAAGAATACGGCCAATAGGAGCTCTCTAAAAACAGTCCCTACACTACACCCTTGTGGTAGCATTTTACAACATATGTTCAATAACAAcatggtgactttaaaatgtaaaaaacatgtTATTCACAGAAAGCTGAAATTCAATAACTATTATTGGAGGTAGAATGGCTTTAATTTAGGCAGATGGTAAACAAAGATAAAGAAATAAAGGTGTCTGAAATTGGCAAATGCCACAAAAATCAAGTGAAACTGCATTTTTCTATCACAGACAAACAGCTCAGACAAGTGACATTTTTGTGCAACTCAGTCCAAAAATTCCCCAAGATCAGAATTGactaaaaaaacatttaaaaaaagtgacATTTCCTTTTTAGTGTGAAACCATAAAATGAAATCTGAACAGCAGTGACAGACTACTGGACTTAATTACAGAATTagcacattttgccatggtgcaGAGAGGAAAAACGTGAAGTTTTCTAATGCTATTCTACGCATTTTGTCATGAGGCTAAGAGCAAATTTTGACAAATAGTTTTAAAGCCAATTTCCTACAATTCCACACTTTCGCCATTGGGCAGATTTGTTTTGTTGGTATTTTATAGCGCATCTCATTttgttcacattttgccatgaagtTAAGataattttgcagttttaaacctaatttcctacaattctacacattttggtaTCATATGCAACAAAAACATGGGTTAGGGGCACAGGGCACATGCCCAGTGCCTGTTCGGTAATCCGGCCCAGCTCAGTTGAGCTCACTTGATGAGTAATCCCTCTGTATTAAAGTAGAAACAACGTGGGTGTACGTACGTGTACGTCTGTGAAAACCAACCCCTAAAACCAGGGAAGattctcaattgcatactcctcgcatcctctctccatctcaaaACCTATTGGAGGAGCTGGTCAGAGGgaagggacctctggctttctcattcAATGGGTTATGAGAAGAATACTAGGCGAGAAGAGGCGAGGAGTATTCAATTGAGATTCTCCTCAAGACTTCTTCCTTGTCGTCTTCAGCAGGCTCTGGGGTAAACGTTCCCCaatgtacagatctaggatcaactTCCCCTCCCACAATCCTAACCTTACCCATTTGTGGGGAAAATGCAAAATAGACCCAAGATCAGTACCTTGGGGCTACTTCACCCTACTCCGTTCAGCAGCAGCCCCCCTTGGTTTGCTTGCTGGACAACGGCCCATAGTCCTCCAGGTCTATGGTGGGTGAGGCCTCGCTCTCCGACCTCATCCTCAGGATGGACGGCAGCACCATTTCGAACAGCGTCTCAAACAACTCGTCCACGTTGGCACCCGTCTTGGCGCTCGTCTCAAAGCACATCCTCTCTGCAGGCGGGCTCAAACACTCATCCAGCGCCTTGTACCGGAGGATACGCTGGTAGAGCGCCACGGCGTCTTCCTTTCGAACCTCTCGGTTGGCCACGAGGGAGACCGTAGTAGAGGAGGCTGGAGGGATGAGGTGGCAGGCATAGTGCGGTGTGTGAACGGGGAAACCCCCCTCATAGTCTTCTTCCACATTGGGGGGGTCAGTAATGTCAGCCTTGTTGCCCACCACGGCGTAGATGCAGTCGTGATTGGCTGTGTCGGTGAGAGACAGGAAGCGCTCCTCCAGCTCGGCCAGGCTCTGCCAGTTGGTCACGTCGTAGGTAAGGATGACAGCGGACGCGCCCCGGCAGTACATGGAGCCGAGCCCGTGGAACTGCTCCCGACCTAGTAGTGAAACATTAAGCATGTTTAGATGGTTACAGAGTGTAATGAATCAAGAAGGGAGAGTGAGCTTGTCCAAGGTAGTCTGCGAAACCTCAGACTAGGAAACCTGGGTAAAACACTTGCACGCTAACAACTGCGCAAAGAAACCCATCTCTCTTGCGGGAGTCAATATGAAGTATTGTTAAATCTGCCACTGAGCAAGGtagtggatgtcgattaaggcagtcccccgcaccgctctgattcagaggggttgagttaaatgcgttagacacatttcagttgaaggcatccagttgtacaactgactaggtatccccctttcccttatatGCATTTATGAATGCACGGTCGCTCCACAATACATGAGCAGACAGAAACGTTTACCATATATACCCATTTGTATTATGCTGTGggtattccacacacacacacaaaagctacTGGTTGCTGTATTGAATGGAAAAATCCAGTCACTCAAGATAAAAGGTTAACTTCAGTTTAGCTCTGTATGTAAAGTAGGCCTAACTACTGTTACAAGCACTACCTCCACCCATTCTTTCCGCACTGTAAACAAATCCGCCCCAAAATTAGACATAAAATACAAATTCAATCATTTTTTTTCTTGAAACCCTACTGTGAATTTGGAAAAAAAATATTGATGCTTGAGTCTGTCAACAAATGACGCTTGATGGGTATAGCCTAATTAGTTGCAATTAGTCTCTGTGCACTTAAAAATGCAAAAATAAAAGTAGAAATTGACACTGCACTTTCCCCATGTGCTATACTAGTACTGGAAGTAAAACATGTTATCATATAAAATACCTACCTGCGGTGTCCCAAAGCGATATGTTGTAGGGTCCCCACTGCTTTAAGTAGAACGCACCGCCGACGGTACTAATTGTATCATTGAACTTTTTATCCATGTACCTGTGTAACAGAGAGGTCTTGCCAACGTTCATGTCCCCCAATATAACCAGTTTCACGTCGGGCCTCCTCGCCCTTTTCATTTCAGGCATGGTTCTTTTCATTCTCCTCCTAGACACCCGAACAGGCGACACTATCTCAAATGTGCAATTGACTTTCATTAAAAACGTATTTGATAAAATTGTCAAAGCAATTAAGATTCCCTACTGTTCCAGTCTGTCAGGTGGCCTTCGGTTTTGACATGCATAGAACATGTGTAGGTCTAAAGCGAAAGAATGCATAGGATTTACCACACCAATCGTGCGTCAACTTCTACCCATTAGCATCCACCGCAGAATAAAAGGCATATGACTCGTTTCTACATGAACGGATATATCAATGAAATTGTGAAACAGCTTGCTCAATGATCAGAGTTCACTCAGAAAATGACGACAGGGGAAACTTGTGCGAACGACTGCTGGAAGTTTTAAAGCAGTATCTGGCCAACGAGCATGCAGGAACATCAATCAAATAACTGAGATTTGATTGGAAAATGTAAATGTACTCCACCAGCCCAAAGAGGGTTTTCCCTTTATATTTGCATGGGTGTAGCTATTGTATTTGTTGTGCTATATTTGTCTTGTGACCTTTATTTGATAACAATTAATAAACTGAGAAATCACAAAGGTTGGCATCTTTTTACTTCTATATTTCCACCccctctaatgtgtgtgtgttgatgcaaTTAGTATAATGTAACAACAGAAAGtcaaacactgaacaaaaatagcaGGCAAAATTCACTGGACAACGTTGGAagcagcttatggtagaaaattgaacattaaattatctggcaacagctctggtggatattcctgcagccAGCATGGCAATaacatgctccctcaacttgagacatctgtggcattgttttggGTGACAAAACGGCACCTTTTAAAGTgtccttttgtccccagcacaaggtgcacctatataatgaccatgctgtttaatcaactgcttaatatgtcacacctgtctggtggatggattatcttggcaaaggtgaAATTTGAGAAAATAAGCTttctgtgcatatggaaaatgtctttcattttctatttcagctcatgaaacatgggaccaagactttatattttttttttagtgTGTAATAATTTAAATGGCATTTTGCACAGGAATAATTTGACATTTCTGATTTCAAAAGATTTACATATTTGATAAGTCATTCCCCTGAAATACATTTTACTTTGAATCAAGTAGCTTAAGGCGAAAAATATTTAACATTAATATTTTATATACAATTCTATCAACACTTTATTGCAGACCTAAGTATAATTTTATGACAATCCCATTTATAACTATGCGATAGTATCATTTCCAATGCCAGTGATATAGTCCAACCTGCCCTATGACAAATTCCATTATACCAATCCTTCCAAAGTCTTGAGGAAACAGTCAACAACATCATAGCAGCTCCAACCCACAATTCCATGTCTCCCAGTCTTTGTGGTAGTCCTCAATCTTCATCCAAACCAGGGCATACAAAACTCAATCTAAGCTCATTCTATTTGCAATTCTGTTCTATTATTTCTTGTCCTGGCCAGCTGGCCTCTTCTGCGAAATCTCCCACGTGGAGTTGGGGCCTCTGTCCTGAATCCAGAAAAAAAAGAACAACTTGAGTCATAATGAAGGAATGTCACCCAGTTAAACCTCTTCATACTACAAACACTCAAGTCTTTCAAGCAAGTTATAACAGTATGGTTTATTTTGCAATATCAGTACATAGCTATGCAGGATGTATTTTTAGACACTAGATGGCATAAAGTGTTCAACTTCTTGGATTAGTTTTAGCCTATGGTTTTACTTTTGAGGAAAAATATTTCATGTGTTAATTTTTTTTTCCTCCATTCAAATATTACTTGCCTAAAGGAAATatgacaatgaaatgctgaatgaGAGGTCATCCAGTGCTTCCAAAACTTTCTTTACtcatgtcattcatattccattcacccagctcaatgtaacatcgataggtttaggctactacatgatacttgaatttgccctatacccatcatgaggttgcaacAAGGTAACCTACATATGTAAGTTTATAATGTATTAACATAGGTGCACAGGCGGTTGAGGGAAAGGTGGcagtgacattcaataccgccttgcacactcttgcctgcatctagcggATCTAGGGTGTACTCATAAGACCAAACATTTGTTCTGATTTGCAACCAAAACAAGGGTTTCTATTGCAGGTCGGTCCATCCCGTTTACTTACGTTTAAGAAaagttttgcaacagaattggcagaaggaatacacccctgatcacccgCACACACAGttaactttcatagcagccacatacaaacagcatcatCACCTTGCTCgatgtataattccttctcgcatctcaCCTTTTCTCTTTGCTTGTGAACCTTGGtgcacaacagctgtctgtgacccaGTGAAAAAACCTCTCCAAGATAAACTTTCATAACATACCcgctaaccactacacacagcctacaattATCACCATATTAGCTCATttcagtcaacatagctactagaagtAACGCATTAGTAAACACACTACAATAAGCTTGGGTGTTATCCAGATTTTTTATACTGCTATTCTGCCATTCCGGGAATTACGCTATTACCAGTTTAGCATACAAGGGGGTGCTAAAAATACAAAAAGTCCATTGGGCGTCTATTAACaaaatgctaacaaaattagcacaagTAATTTGCACAGTTTCTCTCGTTCATTTTAGCTTGTAAATGTCCACACTTTTGATTGGTCGGATAACGTGTCAGTTAAtgttgcaagagctctgatatgttggggcggcagggtagcctagttgttagagcgttggactggtgaccggaaggttgcaagttcaaacccccgagctgacaaggtacaaatctgtcgttctgcccctgaacaggcagttaacccactgttcctaggccgtcattgaaaataagaatttgttcttaactgacttgcctggttaaataaaggtaaaataaaaataaaaatgttggaGGACGTCGTtatatggaagggggtgagaaccatgagcctcctaggttttgcatTGAAGTCAATAAACCCagaggacggaaactagctgttCTCTGGCTACACTACCTGAGaaagtgctgttgaggctactgtagaccttcatttaaaaaaaaggtgttttaatcagttatttggtgtgAAAATATTTAGTATAGAttcatctaaaaaggataactttcttaatgtttcactatttttatgaaaCTCACTGAGTAGGATTGTCTTCCCCTTCCACCttggaggagcctccactgacatacacacacactaacccttaTGTGCACTCCCATAGATGCAAGATCTTTCCGCAGGGTGTCGCAGGCCTTGAGGAGGGGTAACTTTTCTGAGCATGGACTTGGACTGGCATGGGTGGGCTCTCCAGGGGGCGTGTCTTGCACGGACAAAGCGAAGGCCCGCACATCGCTACGGAAACGAGCCAACTGCTCCACCACGTTCTCTAGGGTCCCCGAAGAATCAACAGAATGAGCCCCCTGAAGATGAAGAGAGGTGAGATATGGAACAAGTAAACCAGTTAGGGTTATGGTCCCttatggtcctgtgtggctcaggtTTGTGGATTCGATTCCCACGGCGGACcagtacaaaaatgtatgcacttacataagtgtctgctaaattactaaaatgtcaaatgttacaTAAAATGGTTATATTTAACCTGATTTTAGGCCCATAATGTTTGCCATTTTAACCACAGAAAAAAAAGTAACTCGCAACAAAAAGACAACATACTACCCCATACTACCAATAATGCTGGCATTTATATCAAAGAGATGTTGGCAATCGTTTATGGACATTTACCATTAaaatggtgcagacacacaatcataaggccgggattcaatccaatCAGTGGTAGATCCGTATAATAGTGCTTCTTGATATTTAAATTCTATTTCTGATTGAGCCGACATGCTGAATTTACTGTGAATACGGTCTTTGCGAACGAGGGAACATTGCTTTAAAAGGTGCAAAGCCCGATCGGATTGAACCCCGGTCTTAGTGGTGCGCTGAGTATTTGAGGAGATACACTCCTATTGTGCTGTCATAATGTCAGTCAACTATGTGTTATTATGAACTTTAATCTGACCTTTCTGTCCAGCAGGTCGACCCCCAGGACCTCAAAGACTTCCCTGATGTAGGCGAGGAAGGCCCCAAACACAGCTGGGCTCCTTGGTGATCTGTCAGGCTACTCAGACAAGGCACAACAAGTAACAGTGAACTATtcaccatatacagtggggcaaaaaagtatttagtcagccaccaattgtgcaagttctcccacttaaaaagatgagaggcctgtaattttcatcacaggtacacttcaactatgacagacaaaatgagaaaaaaaatccagaaaat from Oncorhynchus kisutch isolate 150728-3 linkage group LG5, Okis_V2, whole genome shotgun sequence harbors:
- the LOC109890725 gene encoding ras-related protein Rab-20-like — translated: MHVKTEGHLTDWNMSPVRVSRRRMKRTMPEMKRARRPDVKLVILGDMNVGKTSLLHRYMDKKFNDTISTVGGAFYLKQWGPYNISLWDTAGREQFHGLGSMYCRGASAVILTYDVTNWQSLAELEERFLSLTDTANHDCIYAVVGNKADITDPPNVEEDYEGGFPVHTPHYACHLIPPASSTTVSLVANREVRKEDAVALYQRILRYKALDECLSPPAERMCFETSAKTGANVDELFETLFEMVLPSILRMRSESEASPTIDLEDYGPLSSKQTKGGCC